A window from Cryptomeria japonica chromosome 1, Sugi_1.0, whole genome shotgun sequence encodes these proteins:
- the LOC131060258 gene encoding strigolactone esterase D14: MSMKQSGLLSTALNVKVIGSGNRVIVLSHGFGGDQSVWQSILPYLASNFKVVLFDMVFSGSVNPNHFDFDRYTSLSSYATDLLTILEELEVEKCFYVGHSVSGMVGCIASIQRPQLFERLILLCASPRYLNDESYQGGFDREDVDRLYIAIESDFATWVSGFAPLVVGADEPSVVKEFTRTMMSMKPEIALAIAKTIFESDVRNILSDVKTPCSIIQTTKDIAVPLSVPYYMQCNLAGGNNTVNILDTNGHLPQLTSPALLLQAFKNILGSWDDSSFGDSQVLLEPTSVRI, encoded by the exons ATGTCAATGAAGCAATCTGGATTGTTGAGTACTGCCTTAAATGTGAAAGTAATAGGCTCTGGGAACAGAGTTATAGTGCTTTCACATGGTTTTGGAGGAGACCAATCTGTTTGGCAGAGTATTTTGCCCTACTTGGCATCTAATTTTAAGGTTGTATTGTTTGACATGGTATTCTCTGGGAGTGTCAATCCCAATCattttgattttgatagatataCATCACTTTCTTCTTATGCAACTGATCTTCTCACCATTCTTGAGGAGCTTGAAGTTGAGAAATGTTTTTATGTTGGCCACTCGGTTTCTGGCATGGTGGGCTGTATTGCCTCCATTCAAAGGCCCCAACTGTTTGAAAGACTAATCCTATTATGTGCTTCTCCAAG GTATTTGAATGATGAATCCTACCAAGGAGGATTCGATCGTGAGGATGTTGATAGACTTTACATTGCTATAGAATCTGATTTTGCAACTTGGGTTTCAGGGTTTGCTCCTTTGGTAGTCGGTGCAGATGAGCCCTCAGTGGTTAAGGAATTCACCAGAACCATGATGAGTATGAAACCTGAAATTGCTCTTGCAATTGCCAAAACCATCTTTGAGAGTGATGTAAGAAACATTTTGAGTGATGTGAAAACCCCGTGTAGCATCATCCAGACTACAAAGGACATAGCTGTTCCACTGAGTGTCCCATACTATATGCAGTGCAATCTGGCGGGGGGAAACAATACAGTGAATATTCTTGACACAAATGGTCACTTACCACAGTTGACCTCTCCTGCTTTGCTTTTGCAGGCCTTCAAAAATATCCTTGGAAGCTGGGATGACTCCAGTTTTGGAGACTCTCAAGTGCTCCTGGAACCCACATCTGTAAGGATatga